In the genome of Neodiprion fabricii isolate iyNeoFabr1 chromosome 4, iyNeoFabr1.1, whole genome shotgun sequence, the window TCTGGCTTGACATCAGGATTGAACGTGACTTTTTGACTAGGTTAAGATTCGACGCTCAATCGAGGATTTGCTTACCTTGGCTGTCGGGACAACGGCgatctttttgaaattatacagAGCCATTTTTGCAGATGATTTTTCACTTGGGTGACAACAAATATATGAAGAATATTGCTAATGTTACTGGGATTCCATCACGCACGTGCTGCACGACGTTCCCGAAAAGAAAGATGGTGTCGCGCCCTCCGTGGGATAATAAATCAACTAAGTTACCAGCATAGTGTAACATCCGACCGGAACGTCCGtatgttttatcgactattattactgcatgttacttttatcaactaaccaaactcgaagtacgagaatcttgtaaccataagaaattaaaacaactgTCTAACTATTTGGAATATCCCTAGATGGAAATAACTATGAAATTCACTAGCCAAGGCTTAAAAACCATGTTACGAGATCTTCGTACTACAGAGAACTATAATACTATTATGCGTTATTATATATCACTATCATATTAACACTATAATTAACTAACACAATTATACCCAATTATTATATAGCACTCAACAATGCCATTTGTGCATTCGGAGGTGAGAGCTATACTATAAGCAACATACGCTTTACTATATAGCCTGGAGTACAGAAGACTGTAAAACCATAGATAAATGCATAACcaatataatgtaaagataGCACTGCTGCAATAACCCATAAAACCAGAGACTGCAAAACCATCAAACCGTGAATACTAATTATCCAGCATGAACTATACCTTCCTCCGTAACGCCGTATTGTAGGCAACACGCGCAACGTTTTGAAGGCAATGCAGATCTCCAATGTGGAGCCATACAGAGCCTTACCTAGAGAATACATTAGGAAACTTACCGACGAAACGAAAACGTTCTAGAAGCTTCCAAGccgatttatatcaatataagaATTAACAACTACAGAAGGGAATCATATACAAAAGCACACATGTAAACCTGCTCTAAAGCTATGAATCATCAAATTACTAAATACTCTAAATCTGTTAAGATAATTATAACACAAACAACTAAGGATATTCGCAGCAGCGCGATTCTAATAATGttaaacaaataacaaactATGTTCATAAACAATTGCTATTGTACTCCAGGTTAACAACGACAGTAGTCGactataatacatatgtaattCTATATAGATATagctataaaactaacaaaCGACAGGTAACCAGAATGAAATATGGGCTTTGTAACGAACAAGATAGCAAAAACATTAAGAGGTAGACAGGAAGAAGTTAAGTGGCTGAGGGGCACCAGAAAGGGGGCTGGCGCCACAAAAGGGACTGGCGCCACAAAGGGGGCTGGCGCCACAACGAAAAGCTCACGCAGTTCGGAGAACTACGGAACAAAGTCCACGCACCTACACCACCGCACCAAGCAGCGATATACCATACGTAAAAACCTACGATATAGTAATAGCTAAAGAACTAAGATAACAGGCGTGTATGCGCGAGGATGTCGTGACCTAATTAGTTCCTAGAAAAAGAGGGGAGGTGCGCAAAGGTGACCAAAAAACTAGAGAGGGGGATCGTTCTGCGCAACGATCGACCCCTATAAAAAGGGCGACCGATCACTCGGTCGTCCTCTTGTATTCTACCTCCAGATTCGTCATCTAGTTCCGGTACAGTCTCGCGGTAAAATCCTTTAGCCTTTTGCATTTAAACTTTAATACAACGTTACTCTGCCCAAAAGTCCAGCGAGCTTAAAATCCATTTTGTCATACTAAGTTTAAGATCATACAAAGTGTAACTCTGCGTTTGTGACTTTTAAATATCaaaacttataaaataaaccaaGTTAGTCAAAATATCCAAAAACATTAAAGTCAGTTATTCCGCTAAAACCTCTCACTAATCTACAAGTCATCGCATCCAGAATATTCTCAAAAAGGTAAGCCaaattaaatcttttatcCAACAATTTCTCCCTCTTCGGTTCGTTCGACTAGAGCGACAGAATGCCCGTTGTCCggtgtatttcaatacttAATCGGTAATTGGTGACCCAAACTACTGATGTGAGTCTAGCTGTAGCTGCGTGTGAATGTTTCCGGTGTCTAGCATCTGGAGATTTCAACTAGGTACCGTTCCGACGTCACACAGGATTGCTAGCCGGAGATCCATCTCGATCCTCTGTGGtcgtaaaagaaaatcgacTGTAATTAATGAACATTCTGGTGTTCGATAGAATTGTCTTTTGCTCTGGTGAGGATGTGTGGTTGTGGAGGAGGTTAGGACATTTTGATGATGTTATATTTCGTCAGTGTTTTGTGCGATGGGTGGTTGTTATTTTAGGCTTCGTCTTCCTTAATATTGCAATTAATTCTCTTGATTGCTTCGACTACTTGTTCCAAGACGTCTAGCCCTTTCCTTGCGGTGAGCGCTCGATCTAGTTTCGCCGGGTCTTTAGCCACAGGTGATTTTAAAGCGGTGTCTGGGTTGGGTTTTCATCGGCTACAAGGCACCGGTCCacagaattttgttttcagcCAATACATCATGGCTGCGGTATTTTGGTATGAGCAGTTGAAGTCCGGgttcaattttgaatgttCGTCGCACGGGGTTCCGTAGTTTTTTATATCCGATATACCTGGGCATCCGCAATCTTCTAGGTTGATTACCGTGTTAAAATGTTCGCGCAGTATGGTTTGCTTCTCCTTGCCTTTAACGTATACAGTTTCCTCAGCGTCCAGTGAGTTTATTAATTCCTCCAATTGAGCGCGGGTGTTTGATCCGGCTTCCCAGGAAAGGCCGTGGAGACACTCTTTCAGCCAGTGATTAGTCCTTTGAATTTTCGCGGGTAAGTTAGTCCCATTTGTCTTTGTGATGAGGATAAGGTGGTGTATTGCGGTTCCGCAGCACCTTCTTACGGTGATTTCTTTAATGACGAACGTGTTATTTTTCCCTCCAAGTCCTTGTTGTCGATAACGTACATCTTTAGCCCTGTAATGTTACAACGTATAGGCGTCAGTATTATCAATTCGGTAAAGTTATGAGTTCAACAAATTCTTTTCATGGTGCAAATGAATTCATTATGTCTGGGCTATCGAGTGGGCATAATTATATGGGGTTTGCAAGTCTAATTATCGGTTTAGGTATTTGGTTTGTTAGAGGACTGGTGACGcgtattcattattatttttttattgtttgcaTGTCCCTTGGGTTTAGACGGGGTGTTGGTTTTATTCTGGATCGTTGCAAACTTTTTCGATCGTGTTAACGATGTGTCCCAGTAAATTCAGGGCTATTTTCTTATATGACTCGGGCACCCTTCGTTTCGGTGTCTCCCGTCGTCGTTGACAGCTTTTCATTGCTATTTGTGGGAGCCGATTAGGTTCGTTTGTCCATTTGTCGCAGTTTACTGGCTCGCGGAAGGATTGTTTCACCCAGTGAAGTAATGCTGTGACGTTGCGGAGTAGACAGTTGAATTTAAAATCCATAAAAGAATGTTGGATGCAGGGTACTCCGCTTTCTTTAATCGCCGCTAAGGGCGGGCAACCGTGGTCGTCCAGGTTTACTATGTCGTTGAAGTACGGTCTTAAGGTTTCGACCTTATCTGAGCCCTTTAAGTAGATTCTTGTGTTCTTGTACATTGCCTCTAATGCCTTAGTTACGTCACTGGTAACGGCGGTGCCATCGTGCCAATCGAGCCCGTGGTGGTGATCTGTTAATTGCTGGTTGAGCGTTTGGATTCCAGGCGGAAGAGTagatttttctgtttccatACGGACTATCGAATGGTCCTTCGCAGCAACTCATCACTGCGATTTCCTTTATCATGAAGACATGATTTTCCCCGTGAAATCCTTGAAGGTCTATGATGTACATTTTGGAGCTGCAATCACCATAGTTTTGCATCAGTTCGGTTGTCGTTTATTTCGCATTGTGGTAGTTCCCTTGCACACAGGTTAAAGCGTTGTTCTCGTATGGCATCATTTCTTTTAAGGGATCTGTTTGGTGTACTTTCTCGTCGTACATTAGCAGTCACTCCCGCATAAGGGTTCGGTGTTTCTTTATTCCTATCTTATCGTTAGAGGtatgctatatatatatatatatatatatatatatatccgatGTACTTAACTAAATGTATCTATGCGCGGCATGATTAGTTATGATAATGGAATTAGTTGATAATGTACCCGATAGTGGGTCTCGTCATGGTTTTAGTTTATTAGTTCATCGTTATCGTTGTTAGGAATTTCGATTGCCAGATTGTCGATCATAAAGTGTTGCTTGACCTTGTAATTTTgatcatcaaaaaatattgaaaatatttcgccaTCTACGtctttgattattattatgctATTCGGATAATTCCCGTAATCGAGAAGATTGACGGTGGTGTATATATTGCTAACGATGTAgtcggtatatgtatacgctaTAATTATAGATTCTTGGTGGCAGATCGTCGTTCCTCCTTAATAAATATAAGCAAGTGTGCGGCGTAAGAGTGTTGCAGGCTGTTGAGAAAATGTACTTGCCTCGAGTCGCTACCGCGACTCTCGATACATATAGTAGCATTCATTGTATAGACACAACGTATGCAGACAGCAACATAACCATTAACTTTCAATGTTctgattttaaagttttctcGTACTTCTATGCATTGATACGTGTATTTTATGTACTATTAAACAAATCATCAAGTGATTAAAGTTAAAATAATCCGAATAATTACAGATAtatgtttgtttctcttatcGTTTTGGAAAGTGCGTTGATTTACCCTCTTTtcagttatatatatatcataattattgTTCGTAAGGAGTAGGTAAACGCCAGTCATGCGTCGGAgctgacacacacacacacctttTTTCTTATGGATTGGTGGGTAGCGATATTGTTTCGTATTTATTGGCTGTTCGTCGGTTGTAGTTATTTGATGTTTAATTACCTCAGTGCATTCTAAATTATCGCCTGGTAGGTGAAATATATCTGCATTTGCTCGGATTAAGTTATAGACATTCTCTTTTTCCTCGGTATTTGAGTGTTCTAATCTCAATAAGGATTCCAAAAGCTCGACCCTGGCTTTGACTAGGTCGTCGTGGGAATTTTGAACCATAAATAAtccttttatttttgcgaTGTTTATTTCATTAGGTTGATTCGTGTTTTGCGTAGAGATATTCCGTGTAATTGCGCACGTTATTTTCCTTTTATACTCGTCTTCGGCTGTTTTCGTATAGGGTTTAGATTTGCGGATTCGCGTAGACTTTATTTCTTGTCTTctcttatatttatttgtcgCTTGGATTTTATCGCATTGATTTATTTCCTCTTTAAATACTGggatatgtttatttattacagcCCTTTTTGCGTTATCAGTAATATACGGTTCCATTAATTTGATTACGTTTAATTCACTCGTTGCGGGTTTACTGGGTTTAGTTTCATTCTTCTCAGATCTATCTTCATGTTTCATGGGTTTATTGGATTCACTCAGGTTTACTATAGAATTATCATTTCTTATGGGTTCGTCggaatattcattattatttttctcggATTCgtcggaattatttttacacttattgttcgtagttttattttcatacttcgCGGATTCATTGGATTCACTTGGTATTATCGTAGATTCGTCGTTATTTTTCAtggatttatttgaatatttcgtagatttattatcgtttttcACAGATTCATTGGATTCGCTTGGATTTGTTGCATAttcgtcattatttttcatggaTTTATAGGAATATTTCGTAGatttattatcgttttttATGGATTCATTGGATTCACTTGGATTTATCGCAGATTCGTCGTTATTTTTCATGGATTTATTGGAATGTTTCGTAGATTTATTATCCTTTTTCACAGATTCATTGGATTCGCTTGGATTTGTCGCGGAttcgtcattatttttcatggaTTCATTGGAATATTTCGTAGatttattatcgtttttcACAGATTCATTATCGTATTTTATGCATTCGTCGggatatatttgatattttgtgGGTATATTCTTATAATTAACGGTTTCTTTTGCATTCTCgcttttgattttaaaattttgggTATCTGATTCTAAAGAGTCCTCTGTTTCACTTATTTCCTCCAGGATTTGCGGTGGAATCCTCAGCCTTACTTCCGAGTCTGACGTATTAATTGCATAAAGGTACGCTTTATTATCTCGATTTGCCACTAACGCGTTCCCTATGTAGACGTTGTCATCTGCGTCTATCAGAGGTAGGTACCCTTCGGTTAACTCAGTTTTTTCGAGATTGATACGGATGCCAAGCCGTGTCCTTGATGGAATTACGAGAACATCTTCCGGATTTTTGaccttttcctttcctttaAGAGGTTCGGAAATTTCGGTCTTTAAATCGGATTTTGTATAACCGAGACACCCGTTAGATTCTACATCCAGGAGCGGTAAAACCTCGGTGCCTAGTTCGGTCTCCGCGAGTTTGTCGCAGTTGCCAGTCTGCGCTCTATACGGAGTCGTTTTTTCTTGCTGGTTTAGGAATGGGATTTGTACGTTACCGAATTCTAATGTGcctttatcaaaatttatctGAGCTCGAGTTTCGTTGAAGAACTGGGATCCTATGATTCCGTTCTGTGGGATTGGTAAATTTTCCGGAACTATATGGAATTGAGCTTCGGTTCCTATTACGTTTATGGGAACTTCTCCCATAGTTTCCACGCACGCGGGGACTTTTCCGCTAAgattaaatttcttttgttcgtttatttcaatttctgacCTCACacagttattttttataatgttCAGGTCGGAGCCTGTATCCAACATGAAAGTACTCGGATTTTGTAATTCGCTCGCTTCTAATTTGATCGTAGAGAATATACTCTCTGGTTTTACGATCGTGTTGATTGATTTGTTATCGGAATTTTGAGGCGGAcctataattatttgtttcataTCGCTTGTAGCCAACGTCACTAGTTTTCTATCGGTACGCCCTGTACAATAGACAAGGTGCGGTTGGGTGTTTTGAGAGCCTCCGAAGTCGCACCGTCGTTCGGCAGGCTCTCCCCGTTTCCCGAAAATGAGACTCGATTTTCTCGCGGTATTTGATTTAATCTACCATTTCGCTGTTTAGTTGGACATTCATTGATTAAGTGACCGTAGTTTCTACAATATCGACAGTATTCGCGTGGTTTTTCTGTCTGGTATTCGTCAGGTCGGTTCGAATTGTAAGGGCTGATAATTTGTTTGCGGAGTATAACGCGTTTGTCTAATTATTTGATTATCGTCGTACTGATTTGGACGCTGATTTCCCTGTCTGAAATTGGATTGTGACCTCTGCGGGCTAGGGTCCCTTGAATAAGTTCTTCCACGGTACGAGTTATTGTTGGGATAAACGTTTCCGCGGTATTGATTGTTCCCTTGATAGCGATTTTCGCAATATTGATTATTTCTAGGATAACCTTGTTGATTAGGGGAGTCCGACCTTCGATTACTGTAATTGTCTTGGTTACTAAAATTCGGAGGTCCCTGTTGTCGATTGGGACGATTTTCTCTTGAATCGTAACCGGGTTGCGGTTGGTAATTTATTTGACGATTTTGATGTTTCGGAAATTGATTTCTCGAGTTAGTATTATTTTGCAGTTGGTAGGTGTTCGAGTTACGTCGAGGATCCGAATAAGCATCtcttgaattataattatcccGATAGTCTGCTCGATTACCTTGGATAACATAAGTTTGATTCCGAGGTTTACGGTGATCGTAATAGCTTTTATCTGAATTATATTGGCAATCGTATTTATCGTGGTCGTTTGCTCCACATACAACACAATTATATGGTTGAAACATCGCGTAATTTATCGTAGCGTCTTGAATTGTGCTAGGTTGATCTCCTCGTCTaagtttgattttaattttctcctgtttttctattttcatcgCCGCGTCGACCAGTTCTTTTAGAGTACCGGGTACTGTGGGGATTTTTCCGTCGATTTCGGGTCTTAATCCGCGCAGAAAAGCGGCTTTGCCGTCCGCTTCGGTATTTCgcgtaaaaatttcgaaatcatCTTTACGTTGCTCTTGCAAGAATGTCTATCTTATATTTTCCATCGCTTCGCGTACCCTTGATGCGTACGTCACGACGTCTTCATTCTgtctttggaaaattttcccTAGTTCACCCTGACACAGATTAACGGATTTGGCTGGACCATAAAGCTCATTTATTCGCGCGGTTAATTCGTCTACGGTATCGAACCGTTCGTTCTCGATCACACGTCGAGCTACTCCCTTGATTTTATTACGTATTATTCGCGCGAGGCTTAATTCGACTTGAGGCGGAACCATTTCGCGTGCATCCTTGCATCCCGGCACAAAACTTCTAACCTGGGACGGATTGCCGTCAAACACCGGGACTGCCTCTAAGGCATCCTTAATTGAGATATAATGATAAGTCGGTGCGGGTGAGGCGGTTGCGCCTGTACTTGCAACGGGTTCGCTTACCATTTTAAATTCCTGAGGAATCTTAATATGTGTTTGGGATTGGTTTTCTGAATCAGGCGTTTGAATAAGTATTTGAGTgggtttttctgtttttctcgAGTTCTCcggagaatttttattcgttggaTTAGAATTTTCGTTGGAGATTTGTGACTGTTCGGGAGTTAGACTTGAGTTTCCCGACGCGTTCGTCTCCTCTAAATTTTCTAATTGTCCTTCGAATAATTGGGTGGCCTGCGTACTAACTTGTGATCTGAGTCGTCGGTCTGAAGGCGGAGTATGTACTACGGCTGGGCGTTTTTTATCGATAGGAGGGTCTTCCTTTCCCATTTAATGTTGGGATTGCACAAGCGGATTTATTTGCTTATAACTGGGTTGGAACTGGGGATTAATTGTTCGGGATTCGTATAATAGCGACAATTCCGGGGACTGCTGAGACGGGAGAGAGACAGGACAGGTTTGATAGCGGGGAGCTTgagagtaataaaaaaaaatatttttgactcGTTTTTATGGACATGGATAACGAGTTGGGGTGCTGTGATGTTTTGAACAATTCTCCTTATTTTATGGGTTCCCCGATCAATAACCGATGCGTATATGATGACtgagtttgaatttttgttaataaGGTTTATTTTAACTTTTAGATTCCGTGTCGGAGGAAAAGGAGGTagaaatcgttgaaagtttGAACGGGAGGtattcagaaataatttttgcctTTTTCCTAATCTTTGCGTCTTCTTCGCTAATCGTTCTGGGTCGCGTTGGGGGCTCGAACAgcttatttctttcttctattCGTTCTTCAGTATCTCCCGTGTAATAGCAAATATCTTCAGAAGTTCCGATGGTATGGTTAGAATTCTGCGGTTTATTGAGATAAGGCTCCTTTACAGAGTCCGGGATTTCGTGCGGATCGTTTAATATAATCGGCTGAGTATATTGTTCCCAAAGCTTCACTACGGTTTCGCGTTTTCCTCCGTTTATTTCGTTCGATTTTGGGAGCATTCGTTATGAGAACAAAGGGTATTCGTCAGGGGTTTCGATTAAAGGTTGGAATCTTGGTTCGACAGAGTATTTCGATAAAAACGAGGGATCTCAGTGATACAAGATCCCAGTAGGTGCGatattgaagaaatatttgaatggaaaatttcCAGAGCGGTTGGAAAAATTCTTGACTGACTCAttgatttttagaattttggcGAGTTAACGGGTATTAAAATTCAGGTTTGttgagatattttattaaatcgaGCGAGATTAGGATGATTTTCAGTTCGTGTCGGTAGCGCGCAAAAATTTCCGCCGTCCGTCGGTCGCTACTCGCGTCACAACAGTTTTTTCGCGATTATAACGTTTGGTTTCGCGGCCGAtgcaccaaaaaattttatatgtGACGTCGGAACGGTACCTGGTGGAAATTTGCAGATGTTAGACACCGGAATCATTCACACAGCTACAGTCAGACTCACATCAGTAGTTTGGGCCACCAATTACCgataaagtattgaaatacacGGGACAACGGGCATTCTATCGCTCTAATCGAACGAACCGAGGAAGGAGTAATTATTGGATaaaagatttaattaattGGCTTACCTCTTGAGAATACTCTGGATATGATGACTTGCAGCGTAGATTAGTGAGAGGATTTAACGGAATAACTGATTCTAATATATTTGGATACTTTGATTAActtggatttattttataagttcaatatttcaagtcACAAAAACGGAGTTACTTAGTGTAAGATCGTAAATTAATATGACAAAATGGAGCTGAAAGCTCGCTGTACTTTTGGGCAGAGTAACGTTGTATGAAAAGTTTAAATGCAAAAGGCAAAAGGAttttagaatagaatagaatagaatagaacgaattttattacactaGGGTAGCGAACCCAACAGTATAAATTAATAGCCCAATAACaaggaaatacaaaattttaaacttaaaaaataatcttaaATCTAATGTACTTAAAAATTAACTTAAATCTAATGTATAAGCGAGTAAgttaagtaagtaagtaaaaaaaaaaagaaaactgagaaaggaaaaaaaaaagaacagaaaagaaaaaagaaaagaaagctAATGACCTTCAATGATATGCTCAAAAACCAGAGCCTTAAAGGTTGCGTCACGTATAGCGGGAGGGAGAGAATTCCAGAATCTAGTGGCCGAGACCAACGTAGATTTCTGGTATTTCTGGTATTTCTGGTATTTCTGGTATGCCGAAGTCCTGCATGACGGTACGGCGTGGTCGGAGGGGGGTGCTCGGGACGGGTGAGCCCGCGTGGATTCGACGGAGAGTAGTTTCAATTGGGCCGCGAAGCATGGAGGAACACCCAACTTCAGGGCGCGGAACACAAAAAGACCGAGGAAATAGTGCCGGCGTTGGGGGACCTTAAGCCATTTAAGTTGCTCATAGTAGGGCGTAATATGTTCGCATTTGCGCACGTTAAAAACGAAGCGAACGCAGGCATTAAGAGCTCGTTGTAGGCGGATATCTTCAACAACCGTAATGTCCAACAGGAGGAGTGAGCAATAGtcaaatattggaaaaatcagCGCCGATACGAGAAGCCGTCTTAGACTATAAGTGAGTGCCTGACCATTAGCCTTCAGTTGGTACTGCGTTTTATATACGCGGTTTAAAATGCTTGTGACTTGATCTCGCCAGTTGAGAGATGGCGTGATTGTAATGCCTAAGTTTTTAATGACGTCGACAAACGGGATGTGAGAACCCTGCACATTTATTTCTGGTAGCTGGGCTGGTCGCAGCGTGTTAATAATTCGAGCCGAACCTAAGAGCATCACTTGCGTTTTGGTCGGATTCAAGCGCAAAAGGTTTTGATCTGCCCAGCCACAGATTCGAGCAATATCCTCATTAATACGAGCGACG includes:
- the LOC124180677 gene encoding uncharacterized protein LOC124180677; this translates as MGKEDPPIDKKRPAVVHTPPSDRRLRSQVSTQATQLFEGQLENLEETNASGNSSLTPEQSQISNENSNPTNKNSPENSRKTEKPTQILIQTPDSENQSQTHIKIPQEFKMVSEPVASTGATASPAPTYHYISIKDALEAVPVFDGNPSQVRSFVPGCKDAREMVPPQVELSLARIIRNKIKGVARRVIENERFDTVDELTARINELYGPAKSVNLCQADGKAAFLRGLRPEIDGKIPTVPGTLKELVDAAMKIEKQEKIKIKLRRGDQPSTIQDATINYAMFQPYNCVVCGANDHDKYDCQYNSDKSYYDHRKPRNQTYVIQGRTDRKLVTLATSDMKQIIIGPPQNSDNKSINTIVKPESIFSTIKLEASELQNPSTFMLDTGSDLNIIKNNCVRSEIEINEQKKFNLSGKVPACVETMGEVPINVIGTEAQFHIVPENLPIPQNGIIGSQFFNETRAQINFDKGTLEFGNVQIPFLNQQEKTTPYRAQTGNCDKLAETELGTEVLPLLDVESNGCLGYTKSDLKTEISEPLKGKEKVKNPEDVLVIPSRTRLGIRINLEKTELTEGYLPLIDADDNVYIGNALVANRDNKAYLYAINTSDSEVRLRIPPQILEEISETEDSLESDTQNFKIKSENAKETVNYKNIPTKYQIYPDECIKYDNESVKNDNKSTKYSNESMKNNDESATNPSESNESVKKDNKSTKHSNKSMKNNDESAINPSESNESIKNDNKSTKYSYKSMKNNDEYATNPSESNESVKNDNKSTKYSNKSMKNNDESTIIPSESNESAKYENKTTNNKCKNNSDESEKNNNEYSDEPIRNDNSIVNLSESNKPMKHEDRSEKNETKPSKPATSELNVIKLMEPYITDNAKRAVINKHIPVFKEEINQCDKIQATNKYKRRQEIKSTRIRKSKPYTKTAEDEYKRKITCAITRNISTQNTNQPNEINIAKIKGLFMVQNSHDDLVKARVELLESLLRLEHSNTEEKENVYNLIRANADIFHLPGDNLECTEYIKYTYQCIEVRENFKIRTLKVNGYVAVCIRCVYTMNATICIESRGSDSRQVHFLNSLQHSYAAHLLIFIKEERRSATKNL